From Camelina sativa cultivar DH55 chromosome 7, Cs, whole genome shotgun sequence, one genomic window encodes:
- the LOC104699600 gene encoding 21 kDa protein-like, which yields MSSSIAFALVFFLLSLNPTSSLPSKRNSYVQNACSVTHYRDLCATTLSPFASVAKNSPSKWARAGVSVAITDNKDVLRYLLKTRLSTVGKRDRIALSDCRELLQDSLDSLHKSLAVLRTLKASEFQQQMSDLATWLSTSLTDKDTCIDGFEKTSSKSSTVRMIRRRVTTSLYVSSNSLALLNKLAANGL from the coding sequence ATGAGTTCTTCTATCGCATTTGCACTtgtcttctttctcctttctctcaatcCAACTTCATCATTACCGTCTAAGCGCAACAGCTACGTACAAAACGCGTGTAGCGTTACACACTACCGAGATCTCTGCGCTACGACGCTATCGCCGTTTGCATCAGTCGCCAAGAACAGTCCCAGCAAATGGGCACGTGCTGGCGTCTCCGTGGCCATAACCGACAACAAAGACGTCCTTAGATACCTTCTCAAAACACGGCTTTCGACGGTCGGGAAACGCGACCGCATCGCTCTCTCGGACTGCCGAGAACTGCTACAAGACTCTCTTGATAGTCTCCACAAGTCCTTGGCCGTCCTCCGGACACTCAAAGCCAGCGAGTTTCAGCAGCAGATGAGCGATCTCGCCACGTGGCTTAGCACTTCCCTCACGGACAAGGACACGTGTATCGATGGGTTTGAAAAGACGTCGTCGAAGTCATCAACGGTCAGGATGATTCGGCGGAGAGTCACGACGTCTTTGTATGTCTCCAGCAATTCGCTCGCGCTCCTTAACAAGCTCGCGGCTAATGGTCTGTAA